A genome region from Aliivibrio salmonicida LFI1238 includes the following:
- the gspF gene encoding type II secretion system inner membrane protein GspF, with the protein MAAFEYKALEKNGKQKKGVMEGDNARQVRQRLKEQGLIPVEVIETKSKQQKSASQGLSFKRGISVNDLSLITRQLATLVQAGMPLEECLKAVAEQGEKPHIRSMMMGVRSKVIEGYPLAESFGGYPHVFDDLFCSMVAAGEKSGHLDTVLNRLADYAENRQKMRSKLQQAMIYPIMLTLIAVAVISFLLATVVPKIVDQFVQMGQGLPAVTEILIAASNFVVHWGVVVVVVIVAIIFGIKWLLTKPHLRLAWDKKILRLPVVGKVVRGLNTSRFARTLSICTSSAIPLLDGMKVAADVMSNKYFKQQVLEAADNVREGASLRISLEQTKLFPPMMLHMIASGEQSGELEQMLTRSADNQDRDFESLVNMALGIFEPLLIVFMAGIVLFIVVATLMPIIELNNLVG; encoded by the coding sequence ATGGCAGCCTTTGAATACAAAGCCCTCGAAAAAAATGGCAAACAGAAAAAAGGCGTAATGGAGGGCGATAATGCTCGCCAAGTTCGCCAGCGTTTAAAAGAGCAAGGGTTAATTCCTGTTGAAGTCATTGAAACAAAATCAAAACAGCAAAAATCCGCTTCTCAAGGGTTGAGTTTTAAGCGCGGCATCAGTGTGAATGATCTGTCGTTAATTACTCGTCAACTGGCGACGTTAGTTCAGGCGGGTATGCCATTAGAAGAGTGTTTAAAAGCCGTTGCTGAGCAAGGTGAAAAACCGCATATTCGCAGTATGATGATGGGCGTAAGATCAAAAGTAATTGAAGGTTATCCATTAGCTGAAAGCTTTGGTGGATACCCTCATGTGTTTGATGATTTATTTTGTTCAATGGTGGCTGCGGGTGAAAAATCGGGTCACTTAGATACCGTATTAAATCGCTTAGCGGATTACGCTGAAAATCGTCAAAAAATGCGCAGTAAATTACAACAAGCGATGATTTATCCGATCATGCTAACGTTAATTGCTGTGGCTGTTATCTCATTCTTATTAGCGACCGTTGTGCCTAAAATTGTCGATCAATTTGTGCAAATGGGGCAAGGGCTTCCTGCCGTCACAGAGATACTTATCGCGGCCAGTAATTTTGTTGTTCACTGGGGTGTTGTTGTGGTGGTTGTCATTGTTGCGATTATTTTTGGGATCAAATGGCTATTAACGAAGCCTCATTTACGTTTGGCGTGGGATAAAAAGATCTTACGATTGCCTGTGGTTGGTAAGGTGGTTCGTGGTCTAAATACCTCTCGTTTTGCTCGTACTCTGTCTATTTGTACTTCCAGTGCGATCCCTTTATTAGATGGGATGAAAGTTGCGGCAGACGTAATGAGTAATAAATACTTTAAACAGCAAGTGCTTGAAGCTGCAGATAATGTACGTGAAGGGGCAAGTTTGCGTATTTCTTTAGAGCAAACCAAATTGTTCCCCCCAATGATGTTACATATGATAGCCAGTGGTGAGCAAAGTGGAGAGTTAGAGCAAATGCTAACGCGTTCTGCGGATAACCAAGACCGAGATTTTGAATCTTTAGTGAATATGGCTTTAGGTATTTTTGAGCCATTATTAATTGTCTTTATGGCAGGTATTGTACTTTTCATTGTTGTTGCGACACTTATGCCAATAATCGAATTAAACAATTTAGTTGGATAG
- the gspE gene encoding type II secretion system ATPase GspE, which produces MADMLFPHSVAVLRLPFSFAKRHSVVIELRPEGWVLFYVTTPSPMVLCEIRRVCKSEFSLSQLEKEEFDTKVTQVYQRNSSEAQQLMEDIGADNDDFFSLAEELPDNDDLLESEDDAPIIKLINAMLGEAIKEGASDIHIETFEKVLSIRFRVDGILRDVISPSRKLAPLLVSRVKVMSKLDIAEKRVPQDGRISLRIGGRAVDVRVSTMPSSHGERVVMRLLDKNATRLDLHSLGMTADNHQKFQHIIKRPHGIILVTGPTGSGKSTTLYAGLGELDSTQSNILTVEDPIEFDIDGIGQTQVNPKVDMTFARGLRAILRQDPDVVMIGEIRDLETAEIAVQASLTGHLVMSTLHTNTAVGAITRLRDMGIEPFLISSSLLGVLAQRLVRTLCKECKAPYQADDEQKKLFSLLPADDLVLYKPNGCEHCNGKGYRGRTGIHELLIVNEKVQELIHKEAGEQEIEKEVRKNTRGIQQDGLLKVQKGITTLEEVMRVTREG; this is translated from the coding sequence CAAAAAGGCACTCAGTGGTTATTGAACTCAGACCTGAAGGTTGGGTGTTGTTCTATGTAACAACACCGTCACCGATGGTGTTGTGTGAAATTCGACGTGTATGTAAATCGGAATTTTCATTAAGCCAATTAGAAAAAGAAGAGTTCGATACGAAAGTGACTCAGGTATACCAACGTAATTCATCAGAAGCACAGCAATTGATGGAAGACATTGGGGCTGATAACGATGACTTCTTTTCGTTGGCTGAAGAACTGCCAGACAATGACGATTTATTAGAATCAGAAGATGATGCGCCCATTATTAAATTGATTAACGCCATGTTAGGTGAAGCAATCAAAGAAGGGGCGTCGGATATTCACATTGAAACGTTCGAAAAAGTATTGTCGATTCGTTTTCGTGTCGATGGTATTTTGCGTGATGTCATTAGCCCAAGTCGTAAACTAGCGCCGTTATTGGTCTCTCGTGTGAAAGTGATGTCCAAGTTGGATATCGCCGAAAAACGTGTCCCTCAAGATGGTCGTATTTCATTGCGTATCGGTGGACGAGCCGTCGATGTGCGTGTGTCTACCATGCCGTCGTCTCATGGTGAGCGTGTGGTAATGCGTTTATTGGATAAGAACGCCACTCGCCTTGATTTACACAGCTTAGGTATGACTGCGGATAATCATCAAAAATTCCAACATATCATTAAACGACCTCATGGCATTATTCTTGTTACTGGTCCAACTGGGTCTGGTAAATCGACGACGTTATATGCAGGGTTAGGTGAATTAGACAGCACTCAATCAAACATATTAACGGTTGAAGACCCGATTGAATTTGATATTGATGGCATTGGTCAAACGCAAGTAAACCCAAAGGTTGATATGACGTTTGCTCGTGGTTTACGAGCGATTCTTCGTCAAGATCCTGATGTGGTTATGATTGGTGAAATTCGAGATTTAGAAACCGCAGAAATTGCTGTTCAAGCGTCGTTAACGGGTCACTTGGTGATGTCTACATTGCACACTAACACCGCTGTTGGTGCGATTACTCGTCTTCGAGATATGGGCATTGAGCCTTTTCTTATCTCATCGTCTTTGCTTGGCGTTCTTGCTCAGCGCTTGGTTCGAACTCTATGTAAAGAGTGCAAGGCGCCTTATCAAGCGGATGATGAACAAAAGAAATTATTCTCTTTATTACCAGCGGATGACTTAGTGCTTTATAAGCCGAATGGTTGTGAGCATTGTAATGGCAAAGGGTATCGTGGGCGTACTGGTATTCATGAATTGCTTATTGTTAATGAGAAAGTTCAGGAACTGATTCATAAAGAAGCCGGCGAGCAAGAGATCGAAAAAGAAGTACGTAAAAATACTCGCGGTATTCAACAAGATGGTTTATTGAAAGTACAAAAAGGCATTACGACATTAGAAGAGGTGATGCGAGTCACTCGGGAAGGATAA
- the gspG gene encoding type II secretion system major pseudopilin GspG encodes MQVNSAQRKQGGFTLLEVMVVIVILGVLASLVVPNLLGNKEKADQQKAITDIVALENSLDMYKLDNSVYPTTDQGLEALVSKPSASPEPRNYRADGYIRRLPNDPWGYEYQYLSPGDNGTIDIFSLGADGQEGGEGANADIGNWNMQDF; translated from the coding sequence ATGCAAGTCAATTCCGCTCAACGTAAACAAGGTGGCTTTACACTTTTAGAAGTGATGGTCGTTATCGTTATTCTTGGTGTGCTAGCTAGCTTAGTTGTCCCTAATTTATTGGGTAACAAAGAAAAAGCCGATCAACAAAAAGCGATCACAGATATCGTAGCGCTAGAAAACTCATTGGATATGTATAAGTTAGATAACAGTGTATACCCAACGACAGATCAAGGCTTAGAAGCATTGGTATCGAAACCATCAGCAAGTCCAGAGCCTCGTAATTATCGTGCTGACGGTTATATTCGTCGTTTGCCAAATGACCCATGGGGTTATGAATACCAATACCTAAGTCCTGGTGATAATGGCACGATTGATATCTTCTCTTTAGGTGCTGATGGTCAAGAAGGCGGTGAAGGAGCTAATGCAGATATTGGTAACTGGAACATGCAAGACTTTTAA